ATTTCTTGACCACTCGAACGGCTTGCTGACCACGCGCTGGACACGACAGCGAACGGCTAAGGGTAGCCTTCTGCAGCTGTTGCTGCGATGGAAACGGGCCAGCGCCGGCCAAGTGTGACGAGTCCGCCATCCTTTCTGGTATCTTATTACCCAGAGAGCGGCGTAAATGACATCGACTAAAATGCCCGTCTCCCACGTTACGTATCGTGACGTAATCTCCGTCCATGTCCGACAGGACGCCTTCAACAGCTTCCATCATCTCTGGCGCGGAGGGCGACATGAGCGTGTCGTAGATGCCCTCGTCCAGCGTCGTCGATTCCGACCGGGTGTAAGGGCGGGAAGAGGACAACGACGAAGACGAAGCGGACGGCTGGCGTTCGGCCGCCCTGCGCTTCTTGCGCTGGAGGATCCGCTGGATTTCGACATTCTGCAACACTAGCTGTTCGACGATGCGTTCCAGGCTCTCGGGGACCATTCGCTGCGGTTGCTGTAGTTGTTGCGGTGAGCAAGTCGGTTGCATCGTGGGTTCCGGGTCGGCTGCCAGCGCCCTGGACGATGACGGGCTGGCAATTTCAAGCCTCCCGCTCACTTCCCGTGGCTGTTCGTCACGCACTTTGCCATCGCTGCTAGCCGCATTTGTACTCGTTGGTTCCGCTTCAGTCTGGTCCACCGCCAGACTCGTTTCCCGGCAAGGCTCGGAACGACGCCGCCACGCTCCGAATTTGCGAACCTGAAACGTAAAACGGCCGGCCAAATGAAACGAGAGCCGCAGGTAGAAACCACGGCAAAGAGAAAACCGCGCTCACAATAGGGGTGATATATACCTTGTTTTTAGCTGTTTCCGCCGCCGTTGGACAGCTATGTGTGCTGAATTTACGCTCGTGATCGAGATCGTTCCTGTCTTGACTGACGCTCCTATCTCGAGAGTCCAAACTCCTCCGCAATCGTCGTGGAATGAGCGGCGACTATTAGCACAAATTGCATTTTcaattaataacaaaaataaaaatatgcgTGAGAATtgggtttttgaaaaaaaaaaaaaaaaaaaaaaaaaaaaatcatactTCACGCGGGCTGGATCCATCATGGCTCGATTTGCGGCCTTTGCGACTTCTGCCTTTGGCCGTCAAGCCCGCGGTCGAGTGTTTACGCCTTTCTAGGTACTCGGGTGCCGAGTGTTGGTGTCTCTTGACGTGGTGGACTGCCGACGACGTATTGCTGTTGCTTCCAGCGCTTGCGGTGGCGCTGTAAGCGTAATCTCCGCGCTCGAAACTGTGACCGCCGCTGTTGCTAGCCGGCCGTTCTTGGTTGCATCGCTGATCTTGGCCCAGTTGAAGGACCAACTGACGAGCGTGATGAGGAATGACAGCATCGTAATTTTCCAGGATGACACGTTTCAACTGGAGCGCCCATTCCCTTTTTTGCTCCAAATTCCTAGCCTGTTTTATTTGGCAAcgcaaacaacaacattgtCAATGACAAATATTTATCTAACGCAAGCAGACCGTAaaaggttgttgttgtttttttttttctttaatgtgcgtgtgtgcgtgtatcatttgcatttttcgcTGGGGTGGTCATCAAACGAGATTGGTcaacttgctttttttttttttttttttatttattttgcgctctttcattttcatttacgTACCTCGAGGGTGTACTGTTGGCGTGGGTTGTCAAATGGGATGACATGGAAACTCAACGGCTCTCCTGGAACACTCTCGATCAGCATCAGGTTGGAACACTGCATCGAAGATAAACAAGTATGGTAATATGATCGCATTCAAGCCATAAAgatgcgaaagaaaaaaaaaaaaaaaaaaaaaaggaggagaattAATAATGGCCAAATAACAAGGCCGACAGTGAAAAATAACGTTAACCCCAAACGTACCATTATGTGGGCTTTGTATCCCAAAGTTCCGTCCTCCTTGCGCTTAACGATGAGCAACATGCGATCGAGGAGGAAGACGTGACGGGGCGCTTTGGCGCCGTACATGCGGAAAGAGCCTTCGGCCACTAATTCGCCGTAGGTGGTCAGATCCTCGCCGGGCCAACCGTCGAGGAGGCTCTGCACTTCTTGGACGCGCACGGCGTGTTCGTGCTTTCGCTTCATATCGTTGATGTGATGAGCTATGCCCGTCATGGCCGACAGAGCCACGATTATGTCCGAATAGCCGGGCGTTTGCGACCGATCGCAGTGCTTGACGATGTTCTGCAACAGCAGGTGATACTTGAGGATGCGCTGGACGGGCTTGAGCAGGTAGGAGCCGAGCGGCAGCGTGTGCTGCAGTTGCGTCTGCCTCTCGCGGCACGCCCGGCTGGCAGCCTCGTTTCTCATCAGATCTGTCAGCACCGACACTTTCCTAATTTGAATGAACAAAATGAAAGCCAGCCCAACCAATGAataaaagaggggggggggggggggatttcgaataaaaagaaaagaggcgtTGCaagggaaacgaaaaaatataaaaataaaattgatggaTCGGCTATTTGTTATGATGCGGTTGGTGAAAATGGGTGGGCATCGGACAAAAGAGATGGCATGTTATTCTCTGGTCACGGTAATTATAGTCGGatgcaaagagaaaataaaaaaaaaaatctaggcgagagagagagagagagagagagagaacggtAGCCCACCTGGGGTAGTTGGTGCAGTAGTCGGTGTAGATGGTGAAGCCGGAATTATTGCGGACAAAGCAGCGGGCCACCTCGACGGGATCGAGCCCGCAAGACTGGAGTTGCGTTAGGAACTGGCTGTTGAAACGGTATATGTCGTCGACGTTGCCAAACAGGGCGGCGGCCTGCTCCGAGCTCAACGGCGCTCTCTCTCCTTCATCTCGCCAAAAGTACAGATATCCctgtgaataataaaaataaaacgattaatattcaaaaccaaaagaaaatatccaaCGAGTCATTTCAAAGtcttaaaacataaaaagaataaaaaaaaaaaaaatgaacgagcGTTCAAGTCGTCAATCTCCAATCTGCTTACTAAAGTAGCCAATCATTTTGTTTCCATTATTATTTATTGCCGTGTTGTAATtcttcgtgatttttttttttttgtttcttgtcgcCCCGTCAGATTGTTTCGACAATAGAGGGAGGGAGGAGCAGAGGAGGTGCtttttcacaagaaaaaaaaacaagaaaaatacatgaacgtgattcattattattgggaCGTGTCGAGAAATTCCCTGAAGAAACGAGAGACGATTTACGACACGTTGCACGTCTTGTCGTTGCGAaggggaggagaaaaaaatgggtgggccacacacacacctggATCATCAACACTAATCGCCGTAGGCTAGGGTTGGGTTAACTCTTATTTCCCccaaaatttctctttttctacctttacacacacaagagacactcaatgtgttttttgtttttcttggagcattcccatcttttttctttgtgtgtgtctgtgtaccTCCGTCGATTTCGTTTGAGCGCTTTAAACTTTGAGTTTGCGgtgggtggtggtggtggggaGAAGTCAACGAACCCGAAGAGAACAAGGGACCTCGTTTTTCTATGGAGATATTTCTCTGTGTTGTTGATCCCCTAGAAGTTAGGgggataacaaaaaaaaaaagagcatcgTGATGTGCTCAAACCGTAGAACGAAAGATAGACGATGAATAAACGATCAATTCCATTctccccgcttttttttttttttttttttttttttttaaacgtacaCAAAAATAAACCGTACGTAATAGCAGTGGCGACGAATACGGATGCGTGGAGGATTTGTTGTAgacaagtcttttttttttcacatacgttgtgttttttttcccccaactGTGGCATCTACTTTCTCGTCGTGAATAATAAATGATGATGGAATAGATCTCTACCACGGTAAGTCTACCTCGCTGTATATGGGCATGTGGTgcttaaagaaaaacgacgagATACATCACCAAATACGGATAGGcccataataataatatactcgcttggatttttttatttattttttttctacgaagaaggcttttttaaaaaccactgtcgagagagagagagagagagagcaaaaagTCGGAGGCATTTttctcaactctttttttttttttttttttatgttaaaatGTCAGAGATGAGcattcaaaagaaagagagaggtaGACCAAAGAGAAAGCGACCGTGATGGGTATATGGCAAGATGTAGTAGCATattgtaattttcttttttcttttaaaaaaaagccaatGGCTTCATCAACGAACGGCCTTTGAAGTCGGATGTTTTGAAACCcaaattttgtgttttgttttattcctttttttttttttttttgtttccctcccTTGGGCTCATATTCCACCAACAGCGTTTgttaagcaaaacaaaacaaaaaatggctgttctaactctctctctctgctcgCTTAGCGCTCATATTTCATCTAAATGTTTGTTGTGTATGTGTAAGCGGCATTGTGCCATGCAAAGTCACGTTTCTTCAACTTCCGGCCGGATGGCAGCACCACCCCCCGTCAAACACCGGTTGTCCGTTGGtgttaaaacacaaaatacaCTGCCTTTGTTCTTCTGCAGATAATGATGGAAAGCTTATGATTacacgatgatgatgacggtaCGGAGATGAAAAATTACAGTAGGAACCTCCCTCTAGATGGCGTTGGGTGTAGCaccaaaaccaaaccaaaacaaaacaaaaaaaaaaaaggtattttatGTGCGTTTTACCTCAACGACTTGTTGCAAATCGCGAACATAAACGGCCTCAGATTCGACGACTTCCATGACGACGCGGTCCATGTAGGAGAGATTGTCGCTGCATCCATCGTCACCAtcgtcttcctcctcctcctcctcctcctcctcgcCAGAATGCTTTTGCTCGGATGCTTCCGAACTGGGCGGGCCTGGACTGCTGACGCCGCTGTCACCCGAGTCGCCCGAGTGCCTCAAGTGATGGAGATCGCTGTTGACGGCGCTGCTCCGCGGTCTCCTGCTGGGCGAACCCGAACCGGCCCCGACCGTGGCTGCACCACCAGTCGATGCGGTGGCCGCCGCCAGCGTGACGCCAACGCCACCGGCGTCGTCCAGACTTTCGGCCGAAGTCAAATggcaggaggaggaggaggcaaACGACGAGGTCAAATGGCCCGACGATGTCGACGATGTCGACGAAGACGAGGTGGCCGAATGGACACTGGTCGGCGCCGCCAGTGACGTCAACGACGACGAGGAAGACGAACTGCCACACCTGGACGATGCCGTTGATGTCATCGTTCCCGTTCCAGCTCCGCCTCCCGCCGCATTGCCTGGCGCCAATTCAGACGAACGGAAAGACACGGAACGGCGGGGAGACGAAGTCGTCGTTCCATTTCGAACGCCGCCAGACCGTGTCACGTTGTTATTGATCGCACCTTAAGGGAAAAGAGGGGAGGGAGAGATACAAAACCCGTAAACAAACACATTAACGGAGAAGTCGATAGGAGGTGATTAGCGAAGGGGATCAAGTtgaaaataattaaagaaaaaaaaaaaagaaggacgatgtgcaaagagagagagatcatTTGACTAATTACCATTGGTGAGTGGTGGTGGCAACGGATCGCCAGGTTCGacgattttcaaaacgggAAAATGGCGCGGCTGCGGATTCGACGAAAGATGTTGATTAGTAGCGGCTGGTTGGGCTGTCATTGCCGGTGCACACGAGGAATCTGACGTCGGTGAGGGCGGCGACATGTTGTGCTGTTGGTTCCCAATCATCGAGTCAAAGATGTCCATTAGCGTCGGAACCAAATCGCTAGACGAACCTGTAATGTAGtagaacgaacgaacgaacaaacgaacgaacgaaaaagaaaaaagaaaaactatgaAAATAATGAAGGAAAATGTCAATCAAAAGTGGATTCGTCCAACTCTTGGAAGAatgcccctcttttttttttttctttcttttcccctacgTCTCTCTATATCGCATAGACGTGgaagcatttaaaaataaagaatagaaCTCCATCAGCATTTTTCGTGATGCATTGTCGACAAGTTGACGGCGACTGCTGGTTGGCGTGTCACTGTACTAGTGCCCAACATTCCCGAATTATGAAcattttcagtttgttttttttttatttattctttttctttttttctttcgggttttgcgtcatttttttttttttttttttttggcgctaAATTAAACACTAAAAATCTAGATAGACACGAGCTAATCATTTCGTGACCGGCATGCTAATGTCGAAATCAAACACGAAAAGGCAACGCCCAATGCTAGTCGTGTCCTAATGTTTGTTGCATTGGGTGTTGGAGCTTCGTACAGTAAATATAACCTTCGGCTCTCTCGCTCTTTTCAAACGAAACCACACAACACAAAGACGAGGACGCTATATATTTTagagaatttaaatttaaaaaaaaaaagggggccaaaataaaaaaaaaaaaaaaaaaaaaaaaattcccaagTAAAGTTCAGAGAAccccttcgtttttcttttgttttccgtcTGAAGTGGATCTTCATTgttagaaaacggaaaacttgTCTTCAAGAGCTTGTAATGTGTTCCGAAGAGTGGGCCTGGACCGAATGGATGGACGAGTAGGGGTTGGGGGTAGATGAGTGTACAAGgcagaataaaaaagagagagagagagagagagagactaaAAATAACGGTGAATATTACTCTACTAGATAGAAAACTGGTTGTGTCGTCGGGCAGTCTGTCTCCAACACACAACATACTACCCCctgaaaacatttgaaaattaacgggtttttttcttttctttcctcttctaTACCCAACATTCtctagaagaagaagaaaaaaaaaaaaaaaacactaaaaGCTGAGCCtttattatttagaaaaaaaaaaaaaaagaagaagataccTGAAAGGAAATAGCTCCCTTTGACAACATTCATCTCTAGCctgtatttatttttcccttccccCTACAGTTTGTGTTTCGGTAATCTTCTTTTCTGATATTCAAATTTCTACGTCAATGTCGTGTCGTCGCGCAAGTGATAGCCAGTCCCCTTtcaactataaaaaaaataaaaaaaaaggaaggcagGTGAAATAAGCCAGACCACCCAGCCACCTCTTTCTCGATtcttgaaatagaaaataatttcaGAGAGAAAACTATTATTCGATGTGTTCCCTATTGATGCCATTTGGATGTACAAATCAAGTCGTTTCCGCTCGACGACAAATTTCTAGTGGCTCCGTCATTTGTTTCAATGTTCGAGACAATCAAACGTCACCATTTCTCTCCATTTAATTTAACGTAAAAGGtggccaaaaacaacaaaaaaaatacatttctggtttgttttttttctttcttgaaataGCTGTCGGCACGCCAAACGTATCGACAGCGCCAGCCCAAAAGAGGCAAACAAAAGACTCgacatgaaaaaataaatataaaagatAAGCAGATttcaggaagaaaaaaagagacaagatTTAAATCGACCATGTTTTCAGCGGGACGTttgaatcaaataaaaaaaaaaaaaaaaacgtgaaccACTGCCAATCCAACTAGCATCtaagttgttgttgttttttatttatccaaTCGTGCCATCTAACCATGAAAAAGGTTTTTACAGaaaaggccctttttttttttttttttaaagacacacaaacaaaaacacggagaaaaaaaaagaactgccgcacgtttttatttcgaaaaattttttcaaatgatttttttctttttcacgtcaATCTCTAGGGCAAGATATATAGTTTACTAGCAGtgcgttttttgttttgttttttgaaaggaGGAAAGGTCAGTCAACACGTCCATTTTCGGACAAGACCGGAGTGAACGAGCGTCCGTTCAAAAGTAGACGCCCAAGAACCAAAAAATTcagttttcttgttcttcCTTTACTTTTAAAAGTCCcgacttgtgtgtgtgttccccccccccctttcacatagagattgttgttgtagtaGTTTGGGGTGTTATCAGTCGATCGAGATTCCAGATGCGTAACAGAAaagctctttaaaaaaaaaaaaaagtgacatACCCCTCCCTGACCAAAGACGGAAGAAGAACGACCAGaaactcgtttttttctcttttccttctttctctcgTCATAGATCTACTTAAACGTTATACGACAGCTAGCTACTTGAGATAGCGCATTTTGATTCTATTCCTGTTGTATTTAAATGCGTTTTTTTACGAACTcccgaagaacaaaaaaaaaaaaaaatacaagccAAATGCATACAAGACTCTAAGATCTTGAGCTCTATTATCTTTAATGTCATGTTTCCTCCTGATGGGCTCGCCCACTTATTGCCCCAATGTGGTGTGTGGCATGGTCAGGAAAATGgttctcttttatttacttGCACTTCCTACTAAAAATCACGTTGGGAACGACTTATGGACGTgcgataagcaaataaaaaatgaaaccagGTAGAGAGATGCGAggacgttgttgtttttttgtttttttttttatctactcGCCCTAGTTGGTATGTTGCATTTGTAGATTTTTCCTTGATCATAAAAAATCGAGCCAACGAGTGCCaattgcatttcaaaaaaaaaaaaaaaaaagaaaaaactcgtAGAGACGCGTGCGTCAGGCcaagcaagaaaaagagaacacaatagcgtttttaaaaaacctctTGAAACGTTCAGTGGaacctcattttttttgtgtgtggataAAGACGAAAATCGTGCCGTTGCAATCCAAATCTTGGAAaggcagacacacacacaaaaaaaaatgaaacaaagtcTTCCACTATATTcactggaatttttttttctcatgtgtgttctgtttaaaaaaaaaaaaaaagctgcacGTCACGACCGacacgtgtgtgtgttgcgtgGAAAAGATAATCGGTGCCTTTTGTTACGGACGAcgatagaaaaaagaagaagaagaagaaaaaaaaaaacgaaacgaatcattgtctttttcttctgttgttgttgcctcTCCCTAtctttagatttttctttttttttttttttttttactacccCAAGTGCGTCCGATATCGCATCAAAGATTATCCATTCTTTATACccctggcttttttttttttcgaaagattCGAGACTTGGTTGCCGACGACGTAACAGGCGGCACGGAAAACGTTACGATTGATTGTTATTTCCTTTGCAGTTGGGCCAGAGGTTTAACAGTCGAAATCCCGAAACAACGCCGCACAATCTACGCATTTTTGGGGAGTCCCGActcctcttttcttgttttaatgatccttttgttgttattgtgtcTCGTGACACGAGCCGCCGTGAAACTTTCGCGCAGCCAACCgcacaaataaaacaattcgatagtcaaataaaataaatcaaaggccattcaaagaaaaacaacgggCGAAATCTTGTTGAAATCCTCGCATTAGCTGCATCTATTATTATAGATATATATTTCTTATAAATAGCGGACggctaaaaaataataataaaagggaCAGTCGATTACGGGAGATTAGGGGGCTATTTAGTGGCTCGTTCACGCTCGCTtcttaaacattttaaatacattaaaaaaaaaaacgatgtgaAATTCAATCACGATTTTCTGAGATTGATGTATAAATAACCTCGTTGTGTTTCTCGGGGTATTTTGTCGTTAATCGTTTGGGGCCGTAAAGACACGTGTGTAGCGGTGCGCctattgagaaaaaaaaaaaaaaagaaacagtcgGGGTGGGGACATTCAGCCGAAATGAAAACAGGCACGAAGAGGATGGATggatgttttctttctttttttttttttttttttttttttttttttaatttagggGGGTTGATTGAATCTAGTGATGCAATTCGTGTCGCTTTAACTTTTACACGGCGTGGCGAATGACCGTGAAAATCTCATCGTTTCCTTTTACTGTacatctccccccccccccccgccctgCCATTGgaggagaaaataaaaattcgtaTTCATCAAACACAAATTAAGGaagtgaacattttttttttttttccaatttcaacGTGTTGACTGCATGAGCTCGGTggagttttatttatttattttattagatTCCAGTTGGGAGAAAAAAGCTTCTACCATCCAAGCACAAGACTCCccattttatcattttttttttggttgtaaaaataagaaatttttaaaaataaataaataaaaacgtgttggccgtgaaaaaaaaaaaaaatgtaaaaaaggaaacggtCGAATGCagaagcaacaacaaaaagtcaCGTCAAACTACCCCTGGCGCGTCAGACGGAGGTGCTGGCCCGTCCACACTTTCTCTTTCCGTCAATGCttatcaaaacaaacacaaaacgcAAAGTaaaagaacagaaagaaaaagggaaattctACGGCCGTCGTCGTCAAAGAGATCGATCTTCTATCATAGAGATTCATCAAGTCACACACTTTCCTTTCCAGGTCGTGTTATCTGAAATGAAAAGTGgctggttgttgttgttgtttcttcgGCCCTCAAACACTCCCCCCTTGAAGACTTTTTAACCCCTCACCCCCTTAAAGAAACACGTCCCAAGGtattaaagaagaagaaatatcaACAGCCAGTTTGGCCGCGTGTCACTCGACAGTGTCAGTTCAATTCATTTCCAATTCCCCCGGCCGTTGGCTACGCGTGTTTCTCGTTATAATCACGACTAcccatctctctctttctctcgcttttcttctgttttttttttttctcccacaTCTTATCCGCTCTTCCGTCCAAATCCAAAGCGGATAAGAGCAAGGCCTTCGATGTAtcatttcctcttcttcttttcccgaACTTTTGgggggaaaatgaaaatgaattgatgATGACCAAAGGCATTTTgggttttctctctctcaattCGGGCCATTTTCGTATGGCGGAGTCATCGATTGaacgcccatttttttttttttttttttttatggctgtCTCTTTGACGATGACGACAATGGGAACATGACACATACACCTGGGCTCATTGGGAACAATCAACCACCACCAGCGATGAAAAGAAACGAGTTTCAGGAGGTGGCAAAAGGATTAGATCGTCTCTTTTATCATTTAAACAACCGCGCCACTAACAGCATTTtctctttactttttttttttttacgacaactAGCGTAAAGGagattttgctttaaaaaagaatatgttGTTCTCTCCAATCAAACGAGTTTCGACAATTGGACGAAGACCGGAAGGAACGAATCGGTCGTGATCATTCGATAGCCGCTACATTACGTACAATAAAAAGCCCCTTTTTTTGTAACACACATATGGAgacgtttttccttttatttcatCGTGAAAGGCAGCCCTCacaagacgaaagaaaaaagaaaaaaaaaggagagacaGTGACAAGGCGCATCCCCTTTTAAGGTGGAGAGATGAGCTTTAATTGATACATTGACACCGCGCGTCCGAGGGCGGATGCTCCCGTCCGCTCCTGCGGCTGGAAATAACTCTCCGCCTAGTCCGAGAGTCCCCGTGTCCTTTTTGGCCTATCCTCAtttcgaacttttttttttactcttctcTTTTTGGGCCTTTGCCTCATAAATAGACGAGACCGAATATCCTGACTCACTCGTTTCCAAGTCTCTGCGACGATGTaactcaaagaaaaacaacaacaaaacgcaCGACGTTGCGAGAGTTGGAtaggaaacaaacaacaacaacacacacaaaaaaaaaaccaataaaaagaagtaaaGGAAACCAACACGAAAGAAGACTGGATCATCAGCCAAAGTCAACGGCCTGTGCTTATCCATCCACGCCgccttcattcttttttttttttttcgcttctttcttttcctcattcaaaattccctttttattttatttttttttttcttggccatcCATCGCCGTGTCTTGTTCCCCTTCTTTTGATGTCTAAGTTCCGTGAACTCTCGAAATTAACCTGGAAAACGGATCGGCTTTTcgaccagaaaaaaagggccacgaacttttgtttctttgtagaCGCACACAAGAGGAATCGACATGTTCACATACAACTCCGTTGCTAACGGCCAATGAgaaaaatatctttttctttatgtgtGGGTGGGTGGATGGATCCACCAGTATAACGGCTGCTACTGctgttcttcctttttttttttttttttttttgcttgcaaAAGACCCGAGAATCCCTCCCTTAAATAAAGTGTCCCtccaaagaagaagatgggcggcctaaaaaatattaagaGACGGGGCTTTAGTATCCAAGGACGCAAAAGAAGTACGGAGCCGCTTGTCTTTTCCCTCTCTAGTTGGATGCGTTCATCCGAACTTGCAGCTTTTCTACCCCGAAGGAGGAAGAGAAGGAAGTGGTCGGCCGAtcggaaaattaaaaatagacacacacacacacacacacagacagtaCTCGTAGCCTTCCATTGGTTTTTTTATCCTCATCGAGAATTGAAAGGGGCCTGAAAGAAaactgtccattttttttttgtaggtcgTTCCAGCTCGACACAAATAACAGCCCCGGCATTTCAAATCTACGCGATATTCACAAGGCctacacaatttttttcttttttacaaagTGCTGACAAGTCAGTGTCAAAAGGACTCGACTCTTGTAGTTTCATCGGGGTGGCAAGTTTCGTGGGcggtctgtgtgtgtgtgtgtgacggaACACTAAGCCTGCCACCCGCAAGAGggcaaaaaacaataaaacaatataAAATCAACAACGTGACAATTTGTTCGGTCGGgtcaaaatacaaaaaaaaatgtggagaAACCGAAGCAACAGTGCATGTTTATTGCAACAAGCGAAGGCCCagcttcttcgttttctttttgattgatcTTCCGTCAACGGCAAAAGATGCGAGCCGTGGATTGCGAGAAGTTGATCGATTGACCACACACCCAAAGGCTCGCGCCCAAACCTCATCACACACATCCAGAGGGGGTGTATGTGTGCGTGCTTGCGGCCAACAAGCCACCGCATCCACCACACGACGACAACAGCAACGCCATCGAGTCAATGCACTTTGTGCGATcataaaaagacaaaaaaaaaaaaaaaaaaaaaactgagagaAAACGGCAAAACGAGATGATTGGATTGGTTGGGACGGAgaggggggtgggggtggggAGAAAACGATGTCCACAATTCTCTCGGACACACCTGGACACGAggacaaagaaaagagagagaaatatgGATAACTTTaagagaaagaggggggggggggattgtgATGTTT
The window above is part of the Daphnia carinata strain CSIRO-1 chromosome 7, CSIRO_AGI_Dcar_HiC_V3, whole genome shotgun sequence genome. Proteins encoded here:
- the LOC130687989 gene encoding uncharacterized protein LOC130687989 isoform X1 — protein: MESVQKPPRSGHLDVGASWDDFYGSSSDLVPTLMDIFDSMIGNQQHNMSPPSPTSDSSCAPAMTAQPAATNQHLSSNPQPRHFPVLKIVEPGDPLPPPLTNGAINNNVTRSGGVRNGTTTSSPRRSVSFRSSELAPGNAAGGGAGTGTMTSTASSRCGSSSSSSSLTSLAAPTSVHSATSSSSTSSTSSGHLTSSFASSSSCHLTSAESLDDAGGVGVTLAAATASTGGAATVGAGSGSPSRRPRSSAVNSDLHHLRHSGDSGDSGVSSPGPPSSEASEQKHSGEEEEEEEEEDDGDDGCSDNLSYMDRVVMEVVESEAVYVRDLQQVVEGYLYFWRDEGERAPLSSEQAAALFGNVDDIYRFNSQFLTQLQSCGLDPVEVARCFVRNNSGFTIYTDYCTNYPRKVSVLTDLMRNEAASRACRERQTQLQHTLPLGSYLLKPVQRILKYHLLLQNIVKHCDRSQTPGYSDIIVALSAMTGIAHHINDMKRKHEHAVRVQEVQSLLDGWPGEDLTTYGELVAEGSFRMYGAKAPRHVFLLDRMLLIVKRKEDGTLGYKAHIMCSNLMLIESVPGEPLSFHVIPFDNPRQQYTLEARNLEQKREWALQLKRVILENYDAVIPHHARQLVLQLGQDQRCNQERPASNSGGHSFERGDYAYSATASAGSNSNTSSAVHHVKRHQHSAPEYLERRKHSTAGLTAKGRSRKGRKSSHDGSSPRESPLIPRRLRRSLDSRDRSVSQDRNDLDHERKFSTHSCPTAAETAKNKVRKFGAWRRRSEPCRETSLAVDQTEAEPTSTNAASSDGKVRDEQPREVSGRLEIASPSSSRALAADPEPTMQPTCSPQQLQQPQRMVPESLERIVEQLVLQNVEIQRILQRKKRRAAERQPSASSSSLSSSRPYTRSESTTLDEGIYDTLMSPSAPEMMEAVEGVLSDMDGDYVTIRNVGDGHFSRCHLRRSLGNKIPERMADSSHLAGAGPFPSQQQLQKATLSRSLSCPARGQQAVRVVKKSEASVSESSGAGGNRSLAAVGGRIQKLLNHIGSPDHWSNWIRSLSPPQRRNTTPGEPDASSCRSRSRRDPIELDVDPMNISTSPCVPSVWLQLQSEHLAEPGKKSGSLPRSFQTPPDLKSRWMDRPITIASDRPAPIDLQTDALELYIRSQQERPSDQTDQHSANEGFDDSLTDIPSTPRVSTDNIHVHPDYKIYRRSASKSSLKTVLSSVSSKLRSGSEHFWGSLFSLSHDDSAVTSPSSAGRQHSKVIHYLANRYALLLRQRHNSLQHHSNPTAAAHSAVIGARIANLSDSADYVIPKYSSPTTPSCYSTSRSDLSSSKSTVSLASKTTWYGTLESTKDAAMQMMMMMDTDDSGSEQEDDEDSATGMDGFFYERAFEAVEQLLDGAAADWCCRDSAIFSDRDETGSVSEAAIVKTKPPPPPVASKSQRVHHQQQQSRHRGMAILDRMRSLEENGGVKCSGKEVSASASLENLKSISQRRMELTQAFTSSGKPGDESETSSQHSTSTVNTVVEVHPAGGGGLADDSIDPHSPIHQRRMGATGMIQPQVRKGLESPPTTSESANTVPLPKGWVKHIIGKLQGDAK